One Oharaeibacter diazotrophicus DNA segment encodes these proteins:
- a CDS encoding phytoene desaturase family protein — translation MDYDAIVVGAGHNGLAAAVHLATRDWKVAVVERADEPGGAVKTRELTLPGFRHDVAAMNLSMFAGSGFLAEHRDLLSAHGLGFVPAADCFASVFRDGTHLGVSTDLDKTVAGIAARSPADAEAWKAMLAGFGADAPHIFGLLGAPMPSLAAAKVLWKAWRRRGTGWLHDTARLLLASPRDFLDARFEDPAVKTMMAAWGLHLDFAPDVAGGALFPYLESMANQAFGMVIGQGGADTIVKAMTGALAAKGGELILGTAVERIETDGGRATGVRLADGRLLKAKRAVIANVHPKLLFGRLLPPDSARADFDAKVARFRAGPGTMMIHLAMDDLPDWRAGADLRRFAYVHVAPDMAMMARVYAEASAGLLPAEPVLVVGQPTAIDPSRAPAGKHVLWIQVRVLPAEIRGDAAGTIAARDWDGAKDAYAGRVLDLLETYAPGTRAKILGRAVFSPLDLERENPNLVGGDNLSGSHHLDQNFLFRPVPGWSRYATPVKGLHMCGAFTWPGAGTGAGSGYMVGKMLAGR, via the coding sequence ATGGACTACGACGCGATCGTCGTCGGCGCGGGACACAACGGTCTGGCGGCGGCGGTGCATCTCGCCACCCGCGACTGGAAGGTCGCGGTGGTGGAGCGTGCGGACGAGCCGGGCGGCGCGGTGAAGACGCGCGAATTGACGCTGCCGGGCTTCCGCCACGACGTCGCGGCGATGAACCTGTCGATGTTCGCCGGGTCCGGCTTCCTCGCCGAGCACCGCGATCTGCTCTCCGCCCACGGCCTCGGCTTCGTGCCGGCGGCCGACTGCTTCGCCAGCGTGTTCCGCGACGGCACCCACCTCGGCGTCTCCACCGATCTCGACAAGACCGTCGCAGGCATCGCCGCGCGCTCGCCGGCCGACGCCGAAGCGTGGAAGGCGATGCTGGCCGGCTTCGGCGCCGACGCCCCGCACATCTTCGGCCTGCTCGGCGCGCCGATGCCCTCGCTCGCCGCCGCCAAGGTGCTGTGGAAGGCCTGGCGCCGGCGCGGCACCGGCTGGCTCCACGATACCGCCCGGCTGCTGCTCGCTTCGCCGCGCGACTTCCTCGACGCCCGCTTCGAGGATCCCGCGGTGAAGACGATGATGGCGGCCTGGGGGCTGCATCTCGACTTCGCACCCGACGTCGCCGGCGGCGCGCTGTTCCCCTATCTGGAATCGATGGCCAACCAGGCCTTCGGCATGGTGATCGGCCAGGGCGGCGCCGACACCATCGTCAAGGCGATGACCGGCGCGCTGGCGGCGAAGGGCGGCGAACTGATCCTCGGCACGGCGGTGGAGCGGATCGAGACGGACGGCGGCCGGGCGACCGGCGTGCGGCTCGCCGACGGCCGCCTGCTCAAGGCCAAGCGCGCCGTGATCGCCAACGTCCACCCCAAGCTGCTGTTCGGCCGGCTGCTGCCGCCCGATTCCGCCCGCGCCGACTTCGACGCCAAGGTGGCGCGCTTCCGCGCCGGGCCGGGCACGATGATGATCCACCTCGCCATGGACGACCTGCCGGACTGGCGCGCCGGGGCGGACCTCCGCCGCTTCGCCTATGTCCACGTCGCCCCGGACATGGCGATGATGGCGCGCGTCTACGCGGAGGCGAGCGCGGGCCTCCTGCCGGCCGAGCCGGTGCTGGTGGTCGGCCAGCCGACCGCGATCGATCCCTCGCGCGCCCCCGCCGGCAAGCACGTGCTGTGGATCCAGGTCCGCGTGCTGCCGGCCGAGATCCGCGGCGACGCCGCCGGCACCATCGCCGCGCGCGACTGGGACGGCGCGAAGGACGCCTACGCCGGGCGCGTCCTCGACCTCCTCGAGACTTACGCTCCCGGCACGCGGGCGAAGATCCTCGGCCGCGCCGTGTTCTCCCCGCTCGACCTCGAACGCGAGAACCCCAACCTCGTCGGCGGCGACAACCTCTCGGGCAGCCACCACCTCGACCAGAACTTCCTGTTCCGCCCGGTGCCGGGCTGGTCGCGCTACGCGACGCCGGTCAAGGGACTGCACATGTGCGGGGCGTTCACCTGGCCGGGCGCGGGCACGGGGGCGGGGTCGGGGTACATGGTGGGGAAGATGTTGGCGGGGCGGTAG
- a CDS encoding cyclase family protein → MSSSQSLAGLASALLSGAVKVVDLTAPLGPETPVIFLPPQIGKNTPPVKVHTISHYDGDGPYWAWNWLELGEHTGTHFDAPVHWITGKDYADGTTDRIPPQNFVAPVNVIDRSKEAAENPDYLLTVESIQAWEAEHGAIEAGSWVVLRTDWYKRNGSTETFLNADANGPHSPGPTAEAIEYLLSKGIVGWGSETVGTDAGSAGGMNPPFPAHNLMHKANKYGLASLCHLDQLPAKGAVLIAAPLKFVNGTGSPVRALALVPA, encoded by the coding sequence ATGAGTTCCAGCCAAAGCCTCGCCGGCCTCGCGTCGGCCCTCCTCTCGGGCGCCGTCAAGGTGGTCGACCTGACCGCCCCGCTCGGCCCGGAGACGCCGGTGATCTTCCTGCCGCCGCAGATCGGCAAGAACACGCCGCCGGTGAAGGTGCACACCATCTCCCATTACGACGGCGACGGCCCCTACTGGGCCTGGAACTGGCTGGAGCTCGGCGAGCACACCGGCACCCACTTCGACGCCCCGGTGCATTGGATCACCGGCAAGGACTACGCCGACGGCACCACCGACCGCATCCCGCCGCAGAACTTCGTCGCCCCGGTCAACGTGATCGACCGCTCGAAGGAAGCCGCGGAGAACCCGGACTACCTGCTCACGGTCGAGAGCATCCAGGCCTGGGAGGCCGAGCACGGCGCCATCGAGGCCGGCTCCTGGGTGGTGCTGCGCACCGACTGGTACAAGCGCAACGGCTCGACCGAGACCTTCCTCAACGCCGACGCCAACGGCCCGCATTCCCCCGGGCCCACCGCCGAGGCGATCGAGTACCTGCTCTCCAAGGGCATCGTCGGCTGGGGCTCCGAGACGGTCGGCACCGACGCCGGCTCGGCCGGCGGCATGAACCCGCCCTTCCCGGCCCACAACCTGATGCACAAGGCCAACAAATACGGCCTCGCCAGCCTCTGCCACCTCGACCAGCTCCCGGCCAAGGGCGCCGTCCTGATCGCCGCCCCGCTGAAGTTCGTCAACGGCACCGGCTCGCCGGTCCGCGCGCTCGCCCTCGTCCCGGCCTGA
- a CDS encoding phytoene desaturase family protein — protein sequence MSEPDYVIVGSGINALVAAAMLGRKGRRVVVLERNDRIGGCIRTEEITAPGFVHDVMATTFVLFLLSPAYAALGKDLEARGLSFSHTDTPTAVLRPDGSHVVFTKDRARNVAAFEALAAGDGAAFAREMDGLGADASFLFALLGGSLWSAPIFKAVAKEALRRGPRGLMAWFGEQLVTARAHLEGAYASEALRALWAPWVLHTGLGPESAYSGAMARVIAFAIEIAGCPIVTGGARNALSAFERLIVDQGGSIHTGADVVGIVPGPGDRAAGVRLAGGETITARRGVICSVAPDQLYGRLLADFPRPVPAEVTAGLARYRWGKGNVQIHYALSAPPRWKAGPALDKVALIHLTPGLDGVSRAANEAERGLLPAEPTICVGQPTALDPSRAPDGKAILWLQLPEAPRVIKGDAAGSIDVPADGRWTEAVREAYADRVEALLAAHVENFRDGVIARRVYSPADLQAMNVNLVGGDPYGGFCGLDQFFLWRPFKSSINHRTHVDGLWHIGASTHPGPGLGGGSGFLLGSALK from the coding sequence ATGTCCGAACCTGACTACGTGATCGTCGGCAGCGGCATCAACGCGCTGGTCGCGGCGGCGATGCTCGGCCGGAAGGGCCGCCGGGTCGTGGTGCTGGAGCGCAACGATCGCATCGGCGGCTGCATCCGCACCGAGGAGATCACGGCCCCGGGCTTCGTCCACGACGTCATGGCCACCACCTTCGTGCTGTTCCTGCTGTCGCCGGCCTATGCCGCGCTCGGCAAGGACCTCGAGGCGCGGGGTCTCTCCTTCTCCCACACCGACACGCCGACCGCCGTGCTCCGGCCGGACGGCTCCCACGTGGTCTTCACCAAGGACCGCGCCCGCAACGTCGCCGCCTTCGAGGCGCTCGCCGCCGGCGACGGCGCCGCCTTCGCCCGCGAGATGGACGGCCTCGGCGCCGACGCGTCCTTCCTGTTCGCGCTGCTCGGCGGCTCGCTGTGGTCGGCGCCGATCTTCAAGGCGGTGGCGAAGGAGGCCCTGCGGCGCGGTCCGCGCGGGCTCATGGCCTGGTTCGGCGAGCAACTCGTCACCGCCCGTGCCCACCTCGAGGGCGCCTATGCGTCCGAGGCGCTGCGCGCGCTCTGGGCGCCGTGGGTGCTGCACACCGGCCTCGGCCCGGAGAGCGCCTATTCCGGCGCCATGGCCCGGGTGATCGCCTTCGCCATCGAGATCGCCGGCTGCCCGATCGTCACCGGCGGCGCCCGCAACGCGCTTTCCGCCTTCGAGCGGCTGATCGTCGACCAGGGCGGCTCCATCCACACCGGCGCCGACGTCGTCGGCATCGTGCCCGGCCCGGGCGACCGCGCCGCCGGCGTCCGCCTCGCCGGCGGTGAGACGATCACGGCCCGCCGCGGCGTGATCTGCTCGGTCGCGCCCGACCAGCTCTACGGCCGCCTGCTCGCCGACTTCCCCCGCCCGGTGCCGGCAGAGGTCACCGCCGGCCTCGCCCGCTACCGCTGGGGCAAGGGCAACGTCCAGATCCACTACGCGCTCTCCGCCCCGCCGCGCTGGAAGGCCGGGCCGGCCCTCGACAAGGTCGCGCTGATCCACCTGACGCCCGGCCTCGACGGCGTCTCGCGCGCCGCCAACGAGGCCGAGCGCGGCCTGCTGCCGGCCGAGCCCACCATCTGCGTCGGCCAGCCGACCGCGCTCGATCCCTCGCGCGCGCCGGACGGCAAGGCGATCCTGTGGCTGCAACTGCCCGAGGCGCCGCGCGTCATCAAGGGCGACGCCGCCGGCTCGATCGACGTCCCCGCCGACGGCCGCTGGACCGAGGCGGTGCGCGAGGCCTACGCCGACCGCGTCGAGGCGCTGCTCGCCGCCCACGTCGAGAACTTCCGCGACGGCGTGATCGCCCGCCGCGTCTACTCGCCGGCCGACCTCCAGGCGATGAACGTCAACCTCGTCGGCGGCGACCCCTACGGCGGCTTCTGCGGCCTCGACCAGTTCTTCCTGTGGCGGCCGTTCAAGTCGTCGATCAACCACCGCACCCACGTCGACGGGCTCTGGCACATCGGCGCCTCGACCCACCCGGGCCCCGGCCTCGGCGGCGGCTCCGGCTTCCTGCTCGGTTCGGCGCTGAAATGA
- a CDS encoding MarR family winged helix-turn-helix transcriptional regulator, with protein sequence MDERFTGGILGGDGVDPATRPTLGEIGLNHFAPYLMNRVMARWNANLAEDLKAHDLTTTKMRALAVLCLSGSLTINELSVYAVTEQSTMSRTLDALEDQGLIRRVPRPEDMRVRDVSVTEEGRAAFDSFWPVMYEDFRALFDGVDDEEYRAFVATLHKLLRNIRKHEL encoded by the coding sequence ATGGACGAGCGCTTCACGGGCGGCATCCTCGGCGGCGACGGCGTCGATCCCGCCACGCGCCCGACCCTCGGCGAGATCGGGCTCAACCACTTCGCGCCCTATCTGATGAACCGGGTCATGGCGCGCTGGAACGCCAACCTCGCCGAGGACCTCAAGGCGCACGACCTCACCACTACCAAGATGCGCGCGCTCGCGGTGCTGTGCCTGTCGGGCAGCCTGACCATCAACGAGCTGTCGGTCTACGCCGTCACCGAGCAGTCGACCATGAGCCGCACCCTCGACGCCCTCGAGGACCAGGGCCTGATCCGCCGCGTCCCCCGCCCCGAGGACATGCGCGTGCGCGACGTCTCGGTCACCGAGGAGGGCCGCGCCGCCTTCGACAGCTTCTGGCCGGTGATGTACGAGGACTTCCGCGCCCTGTTCGACGGTGTCGACGACGAGGAGTACCGAGCCTTCGTCGCCACCCTCCACAAGCTGCTCAGGAACATCCGCAAGCACGAGCTGTGA
- a CDS encoding quinoprotein dehydrogenase-associated SoxYZ-like carrier codes for MEMMKRGGIGRGPLVAALLLASALVGPAAAEDAPASAAESSWPALSADVFGGRPIGDGTGLIALAAPVNHPDAGAIPVTITTAGPAAGPDRIEKLTLIVDENPSPVVASFDVADGAVLAKVETTIRVNRFSSVHLVAETADGRLLAVERFVKGSGGCSARGVELREAALKDLGEMAFSEIGRTPRADGSLERQVEISVQHPNYTGMQMDYVTLYYIPAHFMTEMALAQDGRPLVTIESGISVSENPHFRITYATPSRGKDLAVDVSDSEGLRFHRAFPLDASGT; via the coding sequence ATGGAGATGATGAAGCGTGGCGGTATCGGCCGCGGCCCGCTGGTCGCGGCGCTGCTCCTGGCGTCGGCCCTCGTCGGACCCGCGGCGGCCGAGGATGCGCCGGCGAGCGCGGCGGAGAGCAGCTGGCCGGCCCTGTCGGCCGACGTGTTCGGTGGTCGCCCGATCGGCGACGGCACCGGCCTGATCGCGCTCGCCGCCCCGGTCAACCACCCCGACGCCGGCGCCATCCCGGTCACGATCACCACGGCCGGCCCCGCCGCCGGCCCGGACCGGATCGAGAAGCTGACGCTGATCGTCGACGAGAATCCCTCGCCGGTGGTCGCCAGCTTCGACGTCGCCGACGGCGCGGTCCTCGCCAAGGTCGAGACCACCATCCGCGTCAATCGCTTCTCGAGCGTCCACCTCGTCGCCGAGACCGCCGACGGCCGGCTGCTCGCTGTCGAGCGCTTCGTCAAGGGCTCCGGCGGCTGTTCGGCCCGCGGCGTCGAACTGCGCGAGGCGGCGCTGAAGGACCTCGGCGAGATGGCCTTCTCCGAGATCGGCCGCACCCCGCGCGCCGACGGCTCGCTCGAGCGACAGGTCGAGATCTCCGTCCAGCACCCGAACTACACGGGCATGCAGATGGACTACGTCACGCTCTACTACATCCCGGCCCACTTCATGACCGAGATGGCGCTGGCGCAGGACGGCCGCCCGCTGGTGACGATCGAGAGCGGCATCTCGGTGTCGGAGAACCCGCATTTCCGCATCACCTACGCCACGCCGAGCCGCGGCAAGGACCTCGCCGTCGACGTGTCCGACAGCGAGGGCCTGCGCTTCCACCGCGCCTTCCCGCTCGACGCCTCCGGCACCTGA
- a CDS encoding IS110 family transposase, whose amino-acid sequence MDALDIGIDVSKDRLDVAATTASFAAFSVSRDGDGLAALVDRLKPLGPGRIALEATGGFETVVVAALAGAGLPVVVVNPAQVRAFARALGKRAKTDAIDAAVIAHFAAATRPPVRPLPDAETEALADLVARRRQIVAMIGAENQRLDRASARMRKSILRLLKALQKELDDIDGDIDATVRRSPNWLAKAELLTSVPGIGDQIARTLLAELPELGTLDRRRIAALVGLAPWTRQSGQWRGKSFIGGGRAPVRSALFMGAMVASRWKETLKAFRDKLVAAGKPKLVALVAVARKILTILNAILRDSQPWRAQDA is encoded by the coding sequence ATGGACGCCCTCGACATCGGCATCGACGTCTCCAAGGATCGGCTGGACGTCGCTGCGACCACGGCCTCGTTCGCCGCCTTCAGCGTGTCGCGCGACGGAGATGGGTTGGCCGCCTTGGTCGATCGGCTGAAGCCGCTCGGCCCGGGCAGGATCGCACTCGAGGCCACGGGCGGCTTCGAGACGGTCGTCGTGGCCGCCCTGGCGGGAGCGGGGCTTCCCGTCGTCGTGGTCAATCCGGCCCAGGTCAGGGCCTTTGCCCGGGCCTTGGGCAAGCGGGCGAAGACCGACGCGATCGACGCCGCCGTCATCGCCCACTTCGCCGCGGCGACCCGGCCGCCCGTGCGGCCCCTGCCGGACGCCGAAACCGAGGCCCTGGCCGATCTCGTGGCCAGACGCCGGCAGATCGTGGCCATGATCGGTGCGGAGAACCAGCGCCTCGACCGCGCCTCGGCGCGCATGCGCAAGAGCATCCTGCGGCTCCTGAAGGCGCTGCAGAAGGAACTGGACGACATCGACGGCGACATCGACGCCACCGTCCGACGCTCGCCGAATTGGCTGGCGAAGGCCGAGCTGCTCACATCCGTCCCGGGGATCGGCGACCAGATCGCCCGAACCCTCCTTGCCGAGCTGCCGGAACTCGGCACGCTCGACCGCCGCCGGATCGCGGCGCTCGTCGGCCTGGCGCCCTGGACGCGGCAATCCGGACAATGGCGCGGCAAGAGCTTCATCGGCGGCGGCCGAGCGCCGGTCCGATCCGCCCTGTTCATGGGCGCCATGGTCGCCAGCCGATGGAAAGAGACCCTCAAGGCCTTCCGCGACAAGCTCGTCGCAGCCGGCAAGCCGAAGCTCGTCGCCCTCGTCGCCGTCGCTCGAAAGATCCTCACCATCCTCAACGCCATCCTCCGGGACAGCCAACCATGGCGCGCACAAGACGCTTGA
- a CDS encoding indolepyruvate oxidoreductase subunit beta family protein: MTRHETFPARLSTDRPLSIAILAMGGQGGGVLADWIVALAEAEGWMAQTTSVPGVAQRTGATIYYVEMLPAKDGRAPVLSLMPTPGDVDVVMAAELMEAGRSVLRGLVTPDRTTLIASTHRSFAVVEKERPGDGVGDPGVVVAATDFAAKRTIAFDMEAVAKANGSVISASMFGALAGSGVLPFPREAFEATIGAGGKGVEASLKAFRVAADRVRDKPREAVARTAPKRLDAVPETAGHPALDRLVHRIRAEFPEAARAMLFAGVKTLTAYQDPDYAGEYLDRVRRLHGEDVAAGGAERGFAFTVAAAKYVAVAMAYDDVVRVADLKTRAARLARVRREVGVREGQVLHTTEYMHPRMEEVCGTLPERLGLFIENRPRLYRALDRVVNRGRRVKTHTLFWFLGLYMVAGLRGRRRGSLRHARETAHREAWLATASATLPANYDLAVEVLGCRRLVKGYSDTHARGVSKFDRVLSALPTLIPREDGAVWLARLRQAALLDEAGVALDGALKTVGTL, translated from the coding sequence ATGACGCGGCACGAGACCTTCCCCGCGCGCCTCTCCACCGACCGGCCGCTGTCGATCGCCATCCTCGCCATGGGCGGTCAGGGCGGCGGCGTGCTCGCCGACTGGATCGTCGCCCTCGCCGAAGCTGAGGGGTGGATGGCGCAGACCACATCGGTGCCGGGCGTCGCCCAGCGCACCGGCGCCACCATCTACTACGTCGAGATGCTGCCGGCGAAGGACGGGCGCGCGCCGGTGCTTTCGCTGATGCCGACGCCGGGCGACGTCGACGTCGTGATGGCCGCCGAACTGATGGAGGCGGGGCGCTCGGTCCTGCGCGGCCTCGTCACGCCCGACCGCACCACGCTGATCGCCTCGACACACCGCTCCTTCGCGGTGGTCGAGAAGGAGCGTCCCGGCGACGGCGTCGGCGACCCCGGCGTGGTCGTCGCCGCCACCGACTTCGCGGCCAAGCGCACCATCGCCTTCGACATGGAGGCGGTGGCCAAGGCGAACGGCAGCGTGATCTCGGCCTCGATGTTCGGCGCGCTCGCCGGTTCCGGCGTGCTGCCCTTCCCGCGCGAGGCCTTCGAGGCGACGATCGGCGCCGGCGGCAAGGGCGTCGAGGCGAGCCTGAAGGCCTTCCGCGTCGCCGCCGACCGCGTCCGCGACAAGCCGCGCGAGGCGGTGGCGCGCACGGCGCCGAAGCGGCTCGACGCCGTGCCGGAGACCGCCGGCCATCCCGCGCTCGACCGGCTGGTCCACCGCATCCGCGCGGAGTTCCCGGAAGCGGCGCGGGCGATGCTGTTCGCCGGCGTCAAGACGCTCACCGCCTACCAGGACCCCGACTACGCCGGCGAGTATCTCGACCGCGTCCGCCGGCTGCACGGCGAGGACGTCGCCGCCGGCGGCGCCGAGCGCGGCTTCGCCTTCACGGTGGCGGCGGCGAAATACGTCGCGGTCGCAATGGCCTACGACGACGTCGTCCGCGTCGCCGACCTCAAGACCCGCGCCGCCCGGCTCGCCCGTGTGCGCCGCGAGGTCGGCGTGCGCGAGGGCCAGGTGCTGCACACCACCGAGTACATGCACCCGCGCATGGAGGAGGTCTGCGGCACCCTGCCGGAGCGGCTCGGTCTCTTCATCGAGAACCGCCCGCGGCTCTACCGCGCGCTCGACCGGGTGGTGAACCGCGGCCGCCGCGTGAAGACGCACACGCTGTTCTGGTTCCTCGGGCTCTACATGGTCGCGGGCCTGCGCGGCCGCCGCCGCGGCTCGCTCCGCCACGCCCGCGAGACCGCCCACCGCGAAGCCTGGCTCGCCACCGCCTCGGCGACGCTCCCGGCCAACTACGACCTCGCCGTCGAGGTGCTCGGCTGCCGCCGGCTGGTCAAGGGCTATTCCGACACCCACGCCCGCGGCGTCTCCAAGTTCGACCGCGTGCTCTCCGCGCTGCCGACGCTGATCCCGCGCGAGGATGGCGCGGTCTGGCTCGCGCGGCTCCGGCAGGCCGCCCTGCTCGACGAGGCCGGCGTGGCGCTCGACGGGGCGCTGAAGACGGTGGGGACGTTGTGA
- a CDS encoding indolepyruvate ferredoxin oxidoreductase subunit alpha, translated as MAERSFAREVEDLKLGEGEIFRGEGILAITKALLQSGVSYVGGYQGSPISHLMDVLADAKDVMEDLGVHFESSASEATAAAMLSASVMYPVRGAVTWKSTAGTNVAADALSNLSSSGVTGGALIVIGEDYGEGSSIMQERSHAYAMKSQMWLLDPRPDLPTVVRMVEEGFELSEASSTPVMLEVRIRTCHVHGQFVAKANRKPAFTLKEAVENPVRDVNRIVLPPASFLQEKDKLERRWPAAVEFVKSRKLNELFGPETAEIGIVLQGGMYNNVMRALQLLGLADVYGETAVPLYVMNVTYPLIEDELVAFCASKKAVVVVEEGAPEYIEQALSTILRRRDIQTRVSGKDVLPMGGEYTTPVLTKGLRQFVEANARPLLGNQPPLPDPSGVLADPKVKALAEVVPARPAGFCVGCPERPIFAAMKLVEQELGRHHVSADIGCHLFSILPPFNIGATTMGYGLGPASASAFNVEADKRPISVMGDGGFWHNGLNSSVGNAVFNKQDGVILVVDNYYSAATGGQDILSSRALNPRRKTNNSIVAAVKGVGATWVRQIDRTYDVGKMRDTLREALTTDAPGPKIIVASSECMLNKQRRVKPLFAKAVKDGRRVVREKFGVDEDVCTGDHACIRLSGCPSLTVKHTDDPLKDDPVAAIDENCVGCGNCGEVAEAAVLCPSFYKAEVVHNPTRWDLLLDRVRGTVIAWLQRRRAARRVVFAE; from the coding sequence ATGGCAGAGCGTTCGTTTGCCCGCGAAGTCGAGGACCTGAAGCTCGGCGAGGGCGAGATCTTCCGCGGCGAGGGCATCCTCGCGATCACCAAGGCGCTGCTGCAGTCGGGCGTCTCCTACGTCGGCGGCTACCAGGGCTCGCCGATCTCGCACCTGATGGACGTGCTGGCCGACGCCAAGGACGTCATGGAGGACCTCGGGGTCCACTTCGAATCGTCGGCCTCGGAGGCGACCGCGGCGGCGATGCTGTCGGCCTCGGTGATGTATCCGGTGCGCGGTGCGGTGACCTGGAAGTCGACCGCCGGCACCAACGTCGCCGCCGACGCGCTCTCCAACCTGTCGTCGTCCGGCGTCACCGGCGGCGCGCTGATCGTGATCGGCGAGGACTACGGCGAGGGCTCCTCGATCATGCAGGAGCGCAGCCACGCCTACGCGATGAAGTCGCAGATGTGGCTGCTCGACCCGCGACCCGACCTGCCGACCGTGGTGCGCATGGTCGAGGAGGGTTTCGAGCTCTCCGAGGCGTCGAGCACGCCGGTGATGCTGGAGGTGCGCATCCGCACCTGCCACGTCCACGGCCAGTTCGTCGCCAAGGCCAACCGCAAGCCGGCCTTCACGCTGAAGGAGGCGGTCGAGAACCCGGTGCGCGACGTCAACCGCATCGTGCTGCCGCCGGCCTCCTTCCTGCAGGAGAAGGACAAGCTCGAGCGGCGCTGGCCGGCCGCGGTGGAGTTCGTCAAGAGCCGCAAGCTCAACGAGCTGTTCGGACCGGAGACGGCCGAGATCGGCATCGTGCTCCAGGGCGGCATGTACAACAACGTCATGCGCGCCCTGCAACTTCTCGGCCTCGCGGACGTCTACGGCGAGACGGCGGTGCCGCTCTACGTGATGAACGTGACCTATCCGCTGATCGAGGACGAGCTGGTCGCCTTCTGCGCGTCCAAGAAGGCGGTGGTGGTGGTCGAGGAGGGCGCGCCCGAGTACATCGAGCAGGCGCTGAGCACCATCCTGCGTCGCCGCGACATCCAGACGAGGGTGTCGGGCAAGGACGTGCTGCCGATGGGCGGCGAATACACCACGCCGGTGCTGACCAAGGGGCTCCGGCAGTTCGTCGAGGCCAACGCCCGGCCGCTGCTCGGCAACCAGCCGCCGCTGCCGGACCCGTCCGGCGTGCTCGCCGACCCCAAGGTCAAGGCGCTGGCCGAGGTGGTGCCGGCCCGGCCGGCCGGCTTCTGCGTCGGCTGTCCGGAGCGGCCGATCTTCGCGGCGATGAAGCTGGTCGAGCAGGAACTCGGCCGACACCACGTCTCGGCCGACATCGGCTGCCACCTGTTCTCGATCCTGCCGCCGTTCAACATCGGCGCCACCACCATGGGCTACGGCCTCGGGCCCGCCTCGGCGTCGGCCTTCAACGTCGAGGCCGACAAGCGCCCGATCTCGGTGATGGGCGACGGCGGCTTCTGGCACAACGGCCTGAACTCGTCGGTCGGCAACGCCGTCTTCAACAAGCAGGACGGGGTGATCCTGGTCGTCGACAACTATTATTCGGCCGCCACCGGCGGGCAGGACATCCTGTCCTCGCGCGCGCTCAACCCGCGGCGCAAGACCAACAACTCGATCGTCGCCGCCGTGAAGGGCGTCGGCGCCACCTGGGTGCGCCAGATCGACCGCACCTACGACGTCGGCAAAATGCGCGACACGCTGCGCGAGGCGCTAACCACCGACGCGCCCGGACCGAAGATCATCGTCGCCTCCTCCGAGTGCATGCTGAACAAGCAGCGCCGGGTGAAGCCGCTGTTCGCCAAGGCGGTCAAGGACGGCCGGCGCGTGGTGCGCGAGAAGTTCGGCGTCGACGAGGACGTCTGCACCGGCGACCACGCCTGCATCCGCCTGTCCGGCTGCCCGTCGCTGACGGTCAAGCACACCGACGATCCGCTGAAGGACGATCCGGTCGCCGCCATCGACGAGAACTGCGTCGGCTGCGGCAATTGCGGCGAGGTCGCCGAGGCCGCGGTGCTGTGCCCGTCCTTCTACAAGGCCGAGGTGGTGCACAACCCGACCCGCTGGGACCTGCTGCTCGACCGCGTCCGCGGCACGGTCATCGCCTGGCTGCAGCGCCGCCGCGCGGCGCGCCGCGTCGTCTTCGCCGAGTGA